The genomic region GAATTGTCTGCAAAAGCAAGTGGCCGCCTCTGAGCTCAGAGGCGGCCACTTTTCCTTTATAAGCTGGCCCTACCCGGCAGGGGCTCTTGCGCCCAACTGCATCACTCCGCTTCGGCCGACACTTCCACGCGGCGGTTGCGGGCGTCGGGCGAGGGGTAGAGTGGGCGGGCGTCGCCGTAGCCGATGGTGCTGATGCGCGCTGCGGCCACGCCCAGCTGCACCAGGCGCTGCTGCACGGCCTCAGCCCGCTGCTCGCTCAGGATTTGGTTTTTCTGTGGCTCCCCGATGCGGTCGGTGTGGCCGGCCACGCGCAGGCGCAGAGTGGGGCGCTGCAGCAGCTCGGCAGCCAGCTGCAGCAGCGCCGGCAGCGCTTCGGGTAGCAGCTCGGCCGTGCCCAGCCGGAACAGTACGGTGGGCAGAACCATAGGGGCAGCCGTTACCATGGGCGCTGGTACGATGGGCGCAGCCGTTGTGCCGGGCACCGGCCGGGCAGTATCGGGGAGGATGGCGGCAAGGGGGCGGGGCGCTAGTGGTGCTACTTTGGCTACTGGGCCCGCCGGGGGCGTGCCAGTCACCTGAATAGTGATGGGCACGGCCGTGCTCTGGCGGGTGGGGTAGTAGCTCTGGCGTAGGTAGAAGGTGGTGGCTTTGGTGAGGGTGGTGCGGTAAACGTTGCCGGTAGCTACGGGCTGTTTAAGGCTGGCATCGGTGTACCACAGCACGTTGCGGCCCGACACGCGCAGGGTGGTTTCGACGCCGGCCGGCACGGTGGCCGCCGATTTCAGCCGGATGCGGTAGAAGGTGAGGGTGCCGGTGTCGCAGTCGCCGCGGGGGGCGTAGGTGGCGCGGCCGGTTAGCTTCTCCAGGGCGGGGTCGTAGGTGAAGCTGATGGCGCCTTCGCACCAGTAGGAGAAGGTGGTGCGGCCGGTTTCGGTGAGCTTGCGCACGTGTTCCAGCCGCAGCCCGCCAGCCGTGCGCGTACCGGCCATCTGAAACGTAACTGACACGCCGGGCTCCGCGCCCACTTCCTGATACAGCACCCCAAATACGTTGGTGCCGGAGCTTTTCTGCAGCCGAAGCACCGCCGGCCACACGGCCCCGGGCTCCCCGGTATCAGTTTCTACGCCCTGCCATTCGCCCGTCAGGGATTGGGCCTGCGCGGAAGCCAGGCTCAGCAGAGCCAGCACCACCAACCAAAAGCTGCGTTTCATGCCACGAAGTAAAATCAGATTCGCCGAAAAGAGTCGGTCCTGGCGGCGGGAGGTTGCAACCGGCCCGCTACTCCAGATACGCCATTTCCTCGGCACTCAACCGGATAGCGGCAGCGGCCAGGTTCTCGTGCAGGTGAGCCAGCCGGGAGGTACCCGGAATCGGCAGCAGCCAGGGCGACTTGTGCAGCAGCCAGGCAATGTTGAGCTGGGCCTCCGTGACGCCGTGGCGGCGGGCTACTTCGGCCACGCGGGGATCAGCCTGGGGCAAAGCGTGCAGCAGCGAGAAGAACGGAATAAGCGGGATGCCGTGCTGCTCGCACAGATCCAGCACTTCCGCGCCGCCGGGGTTGGTGCCGTGGGCGTGCGCCAGGGTGGTGCGCTGGGCGTGGCCGTACATGTTCTCGACGGTGGCAATGGGGCCCTGCTGCAGCCCCGCTTCCAGCTCGGCCCGCGTGACGTTGCTCAGGCCCACGTGCAGCACCTTGCCCTCGCGCTGCAGCTCAAACATGACGCCCAGCTGCTCGTCGAGCGGCACCGGGCCGTGGCCCATCAGGCGTAGGTGCACCAGCTGAATCTGCTCCTGGCCCAGGGTGCGCAGGTTGTTGTCGATGCTGGCCCGCAGCTGCTCGGGGCGGTTGTAGGGCACCCAGCTTTTATCGGGGCGGCGGGTGGCGCCTACTTTGGTGCAGATCACCAGGTTGGCCGGGTAGGGGTGTAGGGCCTCACGCAGCAGGCGGTTAGTCACGTCCTCGCCGTAGTAGTCGGCCGTGTCGAGGAAGGTAACGCCCGCGTCCACGGCTTCGCGCAGAATCTGCAGGGCCTCGGGGCGGTTGGCCGGCTCACCCCAGATGTCGGGCCCGGTGAGGCGCATGGTGCCGTAGCCCAGCCGCGCCAC from Hymenobacter canadensis harbors:
- a CDS encoding aldo/keto reductase, whose protein sequence is MTSTITIAPHSAHPLTVARLGYGTMRLTGPDIWGEPANRPEALQILREAVDAGVTFLDTADYYGEDVTNRLLREALHPYPANLVICTKVGATRRPDKSWVPYNRPEQLRASIDNNLRTLGQEQIQLVHLRLMGHGPVPLDEQLGVMFELQREGKVLHVGLSNVTRAELEAGLQQGPIATVENMYGHAQRTTLAHAHGTNPGGAEVLDLCEQHGIPLIPFFSLLHALPQADPRVAEVARRHGVTEAQLNIAWLLHKSPWLLPIPGTSRLAHLHENLAAAAIRLSAEEMAYLE
- a CDS encoding OmpA family protein is translated as MKRSFWLVVLALLSLASAQAQSLTGEWQGVETDTGEPGAVWPAVLRLQKSSGTNVFGVLYQEVGAEPGVSVTFQMAGTRTAGGLRLEHVRKLTETGRTTFSYWCEGAISFTYDPALEKLTGRATYAPRGDCDTGTLTFYRIRLKSAATVPAGVETTLRVSGRNVLWYTDASLKQPVATGNVYRTTLTKATTFYLRQSYYPTRQSTAVPITIQVTGTPPAGPVAKVAPLAPRPLAAILPDTARPVPGTTAAPIVPAPMVTAAPMVLPTVLFRLGTAELLPEALPALLQLAAELLQRPTLRLRVAGHTDRIGEPQKNQILSEQRAEAVQQRLVQLGVAAARISTIGYGDARPLYPSPDARNRRVEVSAEAE